TGCTGCAATTTGGGTTTGAATGCTTTCGGTGAAGCAGGCTTTAATTCTATCGAGCACGGGATCCCTTAATTCATATACGCTATTCGCCAAAGGCGTTTTTTAGCCATTGGATGTCGTTTCCGGTGAAGGCTACCACATCGAAACGGCAATCCACAGTCTCAAAACTCCCATTATGTCGGGAGAGCCACAGACGCGCGGCTTTGAGCAGTTTTTGTTGCTTTTGCGGCGTGACGCTGGCGGCGGCATCGCCGTAGTTTGCGCTGCGACGATAGCGCACTTCCACAAACACGGTGACGCTGCCGTCACGCATGATGAGGTCAATCTCGCCGCCGCGTTCATGAACGTTAGCGGCGATAAAACGCAGACCCTGGCTCTCCAGCCAGCGGCGAGCCTGGATTTCCCAGGCATCGCCGGTCTGCTTACTTAGTTGGCTGCGACGATTTGTCCACCCTGGTACTTGAGCCATGACAGTTTCCTGTTGATCACGCAATCCTGCGTGGCCGTGAGATCGCCGGTGTTGCCATTCAATTCAAAGCCGGAAACCTGGCGCATTTGCGAGAAATGGTTGGCCAGCGACCAGGCGTCGGCACCCATGGCATACAGGCGCGCCAGCGAGTAGTCGTTGCGAACGGCGGCTAACGCTTGTTGTTGCAGCGCCGGGTTGCTGCCTGCCAGCATCGGGATCTCGCTATATTGTAAGCCTTCCATCTCCAGACGGAAATCAGGACCTGAAGTGCCCTGAGAGCTGCGGGAGCTGGCATACAGCGTCACGCCGCTTTGGCTACCGTTACGCAGGGCAATCATGGGTTTGATATAGCCAATCTGTTCCGGCGTTGCCAGGATATACGCGGCGTCGACGCTGCCGCCACTGCTGACAGGCACGTCGCTCGGGCTACCCAGGGCGCTATCCTGCGCTGATGGCAGGGTTGATACCGGAGAGCCGCTCAACGAGATACCGCTGTTGACGCTGCCGCGTAGTTCGGCGGTTGAACCTAAACGCTGTTGCAGTACCGTACCGCCGCCCAGCTTCAGCCACTCGTTGGCAAAGGCGCTAACCACCCGATCGCCCAGCGCGCCGCGCGGCACCAGCAGCAGCGGAGTCTGCTTGCCCTGATCGTGAATGTGGTGCGCCGCATCGCGGGCTTCATCTTCCGGGGAGAGTGCGAAATAGCAGATATTTGCCCGGCTTTCGACTTTCTCCGGCTGGTTCAGCGCCAGCACGTTCAGTGAAGTATTGCTCTTAATAACATCTTCGACGTTCTCTTTCAGCAGCGGACCAACAACGATGGTTGCGCCGTCCTGCTGCACCTGGGCCAGCAGTTGGCTCATCGGTTGAGTGGTGGTGTCGTAAATTTTCAGTTCGGCGGAAGGGTTTGCCGGAGTGGCTGCCACTGTCTGAGTTTGCGGAGCTGTCGTTGCCGGTTGGCTGGTGGTTTCTGCGGTCGCGTCGGTAGCTTGAGGCGTCGAGGCCTGGACCGCCGCCGGTGCGGTGACCGGAGCCGCAGTTTGTACCTGGTCGGCTGCCGGGGCCTGTACCGGGGTTTGTGCATTATTGGTGGTGGTGAGATCGGTCACTTCCGCCTGCGATGGACTGACTACTGCGCTATCAGCAACGTTTGCCGCCTGAGCGACCTGAGCAGGCACCGCGCTTCCAGTAACGGCAGGTGCGCCGTTTTTCGCTGCTTCAAAACCCTGCTGGATTGTGCGGCCAAATATCGCCGCCTGACCGTTTAGCGGCAGCAGCAGGGCGATTTTATTGGTCGATGCGGCCTGGTAATTTTGCATGTTACCTAACTGCGTGGGCAGCATTTTCGCACCCGGATTTTGCGGGTAGCGGGTCTGCCAGTCTTTAACGCCCGCTTTCAGCATTGTCGGGTCGCTGCGGTTATCAAACCACATGCGCTGTAGATCCAGCCAGCCCTGTAAAACGTTCTCATCGGCGTTAATGACCAGCGCGTTGGCTTGATCCTGGGTCATCGTGGTGAGCGCTGCCCAGGTCGCGTCGATATTCTTCTGCTTTTGCGCGGGCAGGCTCAGCAGCGGCTGCTGGGCGATCAGTGCCCGCAGCAGGTTTAGTGAGGGCTGCCCCTGGCTGGCGTCGATTTGCGCCTGCCAGTAGCGCGGCAGCTGATTTTGCTCAAGGCCTGCTGGGTTGAGTTTACTCAGCAGCGCCTGCGCGCCCTGGAAATCGTTCTGCGCCAGCTTTACTTCAACCGCCAGCAGCGATTGTTCGCGGCTTTGCGTACTGTTGAGGTTAGACGGTAGCTGATTGAACAGGTCGATGGCCTGCGGTTTCTTACCTTCCTTCAGCAGTGCACGAATGGCGAGTAATTGCCAGTTGGTCTTGCTATCATTCGCGCTTTGCTGCATTTGTTGCAGGTAGTAACTGGAGTCTG
This Klebsiella sp. RHBSTW-00484 DNA region includes the following protein-coding sequences:
- a CDS encoding YraN family protein, producing the protein MAQVPGWTNRRSQLSKQTGDAWEIQARRWLESQGLRFIAANVHERGGEIDLIMRDGSVTVFVEVRYRRSANYGDAAASVTPQKQQKLLKAARLWLSRHNGSFETVDCRFDVVAFTGNDIQWLKNAFGE
- a CDS encoding penicillin-binding protein activator produces the protein MVPSTFLRSKPVRCLPVLLAALIFAGCGTHTPDQSTAYLQGTAQADSSYYLQQMQQSANDSKTNWQLLAIRALLKEGKKPQAIDLFNQLPSNLNSTQSREQSLLAVEVKLAQNDFQGAQALLSKLNPAGLEQNQLPRYWQAQIDASQGQPSLNLLRALIAQQPLLSLPAQKQKNIDATWAALTTMTQDQANALVINADENVLQGWLDLQRMWFDNRSDPTMLKAGVKDWQTRYPQNPGAKMLPTQLGNMQNYQAASTNKIALLLPLNGQAAIFGRTIQQGFEAAKNGAPAVTGSAVPAQVAQAANVADSAVVSPSQAEVTDLTTTNNAQTPVQAPAADQVQTAAPVTAPAAVQASTPQATDATAETTSQPATTAPQTQTVAATPANPSAELKIYDTTTQPMSQLLAQVQQDGATIVVGPLLKENVEDVIKSNTSLNVLALNQPEKVESRANICYFALSPEDEARDAAHHIHDQGKQTPLLLVPRGALGDRVVSAFANEWLKLGGGTVLQQRLGSTAELRGSVNSGISLSGSPVSTLPSAQDSALGSPSDVPVSSGGSVDAAYILATPEQIGYIKPMIALRNGSQSGVTLYASSRSSQGTSGPDFRLEMEGLQYSEIPMLAGSNPALQQQALAAVRNDYSLARLYAMGADAWSLANHFSQMRQVSGFELNGNTGDLTATQDCVINRKLSWLKYQGGQIVAAN